A region of Liolophura sinensis isolate JHLJ2023 chromosome 8, CUHK_Ljap_v2, whole genome shotgun sequence DNA encodes the following proteins:
- the LOC135472427 gene encoding small ribosomal subunit protein uS3: MRPSKMATQVSKKRKFVADGVFKAELNEFLTRELAEDGYSGVEVRVTPTRTEIIILATKTQNVLGEKGRRIRELTAVVQKRFSFPEGSVELYAEKVATRGLCAIAQCESLRYKLIGGLAVRRACYGVLRFIMESGAKGCEVVVSGKLRGQRAKSMKFVDGLMIHSGDPINDYVDTAVRHVLLRQGVLGIKVKIMLPWDSSGKIGPKKPLPDHVSIVEPKDEASPAHPYSEQKGPKATDAPPVMPPQ; the protein is encoded by the exons ATGCGACCATCAAAGATGGCGACACAAGTATCAAAGAAACGGAAG tttgttGCCGATGGTGTCTTCAAAGCTGAGCTGAACGAGTTTTTGACTCGTGAACTGGCTGAAGATGGCTACAGTGGTGTTGAGGTCCGGGTAACTCCCACCAGGACGGAGATCATCATCCTGGCCACCAAAACTCAGAATGTTTTGGGAGAGAAGGGTCGGCGAATTCGGGAACTCACTGCTGTGGTGCAGAAGAGATTCAGCTTCCCTGAGGGTTCAGTAGAG CTGTATGCTGAGAAGGTAGCCACTAGAGGTCTGTGTGCTATTGCCCAGTGTGAGTCTTTGAGATATAAGCTGATTGGAGGATTAGCTGTCAGAAG GGCTTGCTATGGTGTGCTGCGGTTCATCATGGAGTCTGGCGCTAAAGGCTGTGAAGTGGTAGTATCTGGGAAATTGAGAGGTCAGAGGGCAAAGTCAATGAAGTTCGTGGACGGACTGATGATCCATAGTGGTGACCCTATCAATGATTACGTGGACACAGCTGTCAGACACGTACTCCTCAGGCAGG GTGTACTTGGCATCAAAGTAAAGATCATGTTGCCCTGGGACAGTTCAGGAAAAATTGGCCCCAAGAAGCCATTGCCTGACCACGTCAGCATCGTAGAACCCAAAGACGAGGCTTCTCCGGCACACCCATACAGTGAGCAGAAGGGACCCAAAGCCACGGACGCTCCCCCGGTCATGCCACCACAGTAA
- the LOC135472524 gene encoding cathepsin O-like produces MMGRLMWLCASLLLYTYCGREGLAVAELVNKQSSEEEKAIQMFVEFVDKYDKPYKFDTDEYKHRFEVFKGSLRRHKELNRNTSSTGAVYGITKFSDLTPEEFKAAYLNGIRGNDKRGYKSANGYEPDVTKLDFKDLPKKVDWRDKHIISPVKNQLHCGACWAFSSVETVESMYALSTGEKVPQLSVQEVIDCAAGNLGCDGGDTCSALDWMIKSATPLVPDTEYPLTDKSQFCKIILNGTSGVFVKDYTCLRDLYRNETKVLLLLANVGPVTVSVDATTWNDYQGGIIQYHCRGATNNHAVQIVGYDLTGEIPYYIVRNSWGTDFGNAGYLYVKYGGNVCGISREVSTVTV; encoded by the exons ATGATGGGAAGGCTTATGTGGTTATGTGCCTCTCTGTTgctgtacacatactgtggaAGGGAAGGCCTTGCAGTTGCAGAGTTAGTCAACAAGCAAAGCTCAGAGGAAGAAAAGGCTATTCAGATGTTTGTGGAGTTTGTTGATAAATATGACAAACCATACAAATTTGACACTGATGAATACAAACACAGATTTGAGGTTTTCAag GGAAGTTTGCGCAGACATAAAGAGCTGAACAGAAATACCTCATCAACAGGTGCTGTTTATGGAATTACAAAATTTTCAGATCTCACTCCTGAAGAATTCAAAG CTGCATATTTAAATGGAATCAGAGGAAATGACAAGCGTGGCTACAAAAGTGCAAATGGGTATGAACCAGATGTAACAAAATTAGATTTCAAGGATCTACCCAAGAAAGTGGATTG GCGAGACAAGCATATTATCTCCCCTGTCAAGAACCAGTTACATTGTGGAGCATGCTG GGCCTTCAGTTCTGTAGAGACAGTTGAGAGCATGTATGCCTTGAGCACAGGTGAAAAGGTGCCCCAGCTGAGTGTCCAGGAGGTGATTGACTGTGCTGCAGGGAATTTAGGATGTGATGGCGGAGACACCTGTAGTGCTCTGGACTGGATGATCAAG AGTGCTACACCTCTAGTGCCAGACACAGAGTATCCTCTGACGGACAAGTCACAGTTTTGTAAAATCATCTTGAATGGAACATCCGGCGTGTTTGTGAAGGATTACACCTGCTTAAGAGA tCTTTATCGTAATGAAACGAAGGTGCTATTGTTGCTGGCTAATGTCGGACCAGTCACCGTGTCAGTTGATGCCACCACGTGGAATGACTACCAAGGGGGGATAATTCAGTACCACTGTCGAGGTGCCACCAATAACCATGCCGTCCAAATTGTGGGTTACGACTTGACAG GTGAAATTCCGTACTATATTGTTCGCAATTCATGGGGCACAGATTTTGGCAATGCTGGCTacttatatgtgaaatatggaGGAAATGTTTGTG GAATCAGCCGGGAAGTGTCAACAGTGACAGTTTGA
- the LOC135472526 gene encoding tryptophan 2,3-dioxygenase-like, with the protein MEAKAKKCPVENKPKSYSQYLQVPDLLGCIQPLSDVHDEHLFIVTHQAYELWFKQILYEIDSVREIFMTANLDESKTLLMINRLGRVVLIMKLLVDQFHILESMTPLDFIDFRANLSSASGFQSLQFRLLENKFGVIPENRVKYNQEHYCQVFRDSDSISKLEDSIKSPSLLDLVQRWLERTPGLESGGYNFWGKFADASDRWLRDTLLEPAEDLPDGKEKDTCMAEYKKQRESFDSIFDEQIYQVYVGRGERRFTYRAFQGAMMISLYRQEPRFNQPFQLLTLLMDIDSLLTKWRYNHVLMVQRMLGSKVGTGGSSGYQYLRSTISDRYKVFLDLFNLSTFLIPRSYIPDLSSDMKRRLSMFTKDGKINFGLLPHLDGMNISESSTDSHSDEVEEEDGGLSELVEKNVNFY; encoded by the exons ATGGAGGCAAAAGCTAAGAAGTGTCCGGTGGAAAACAAACCAAAGTCTTACAGTCAGTACTTACAG GTTCCAGATTTGCTAGGTTGTATCCAGCCACTAAGTGATGTTCATGATGAGCATCTCTTCATTGTTACCCATCAAG cCTATGAGCTTTGGTTCAAGCAAATTCTGTACGAGATTGACTCTGTAAGAGAGATCTTCATGACAGCT AATTTAGATGAGTCCAAAACTTTGCTGATGATCAATAGATTGGGACGCGTGGTTTTAATCATGAAG TTGCTGGTTGATCAGTTTCACATACTGGAAAGCATGACACCACTAGATTTTATTGACTTCAG GGCAAATCTCTCCAGTGCCTCTGGATTTCAGAGTCTACAGTTTAGATTGCTGGAGAATAAATTTGGAGTCATACCG GAGAACCGTGTGAAGTACAATCAGGAGCACTACTGTCAGGTGTTCAGAGACTCAGACTCAATCTCCAAACTAGAAGACTCCATTAAGTCCCCATCTCTGCTAGACTTAGTACAG CGTTGGTTGGAGAGAACACCCGGCCTGGAATCTGGAGGCTACAATTTCTGGGGAAAGTTTGCTGATGCTTCTGACAGGTGGTTAAGGGATACCTTACTGGAACCTGCTGAG GATCTTCCTGATGGAAAGGAGAAAGACACTTGTATGGCTGAGTACAAGAAACAgagg GAGTCATTTGATTCAATCTTTGATGAGCAGATATACCAGGTGTATGTGGGCCGAG GAGAGAGGCGGTTCACTTACCGAGCATTCCAGGGAGCAATGATGATCTCTCTGTATCGTCAGGAGCCTCGCTTCAATCAGCCATTCCAACTTCTTACTCTCCTCATGGATATAGACTCACTGCTCACCAAATGGAGAT ACAACCACGTGCTGATGGTACAGAGGATGCTTGGAAGCAAGGTTGGGACAGGAGGCTCATCTGGTTATCAATATCTCAGGTCAACCATCAG TGACCGCTACAAAGTGTTCCTAGACTTGTTCAATCTCTCCACCTTCCTCATTCCGCGGAGTTACATCCCTGATCTGTCCAGTGATATGAAACGTCGCCTCAGCATGTTCACCAAGGATGGGAAGATTAACTTCGGGCTGTTGCCACACCTAGATGGTATGAACATCTCCGAGTCAAGCACAGACAGCCACAGCGATGAGGTCGAGGAAGAGGATGGTGGACTTTCAGAGTTGGTGGAAAAAAACGTCAACTTTTATTAA